TTCAGGTCGATCTTGCTGATGCGAAAGCAACGCGGGAGGCTGCGCAAGCTGCTCTGCCAGCGGATCTTCTGATCAACTGCGCCGGTACGACCGAGCTGCAATCCTTCCTGGACACCACGATAGAGGCCTTCGATCATCTGATAGCCGTCAACACACGCGCTCCGATGATCGTCGCACAGGAATTTGCGCGCTCCCTGATCGAAGCGGGTCGCAAGGGCGCCATCGTCAACGTCTCTTCCGTCGCCGCCTTCATCGGTATTCCTGATCATGCCGCCTATTGCGCTTCGAAGGGCGGCCTTGACGGCCTGACGCGCGTCATGGCCAAGGAACTGGCGCCGAAAGGCATCCGCGTCAACGGCGTACATCCGACGGTGACGCTGACCCCGATGGCGATCAAGGCGTGGAGCGATCCGGTAAAGGCCGCCGGCATGCTGAACCGCATCCCGGTCGGACGGTTCGCGGAGTCCGAGGACGTGGCAGAGGTGATCCTTTTCCTGCTCTCGGACGAAGCCGCGATGGTCAACGGCATCTCCATGCCTGTCGATGGCGGCTACATGATCGCTTGAGACCGTATATGCCTATGGATCAGCCGCCGGAGGCAATCTTCCTGGCGGCGTTGATCTGTTTGCGGGCGCCGGAGCGTAATTGCGCGGTTTCCGCGCCGGCGATGACAAAGACGAAGCCGAATTTCAGAAGTTCGCCGGCGCGCTCGCCGTCACCGGCAAAGGCGCAGGCGAATTTTGAATGCGCGCGGCAACGCGCAACGGCATGCCGCATGGCGCTGTCGATCTCGGCGGCATTCGGTGCGACTTGATCGCCGTTGGAAAGTGCGATGGAAAGGTCCGAAGGACCGATGAAGATGCCATCGATACCGGGCACACCAAGAATATCGTCGATTGCTTCGAGCGATGCGCGCGTCTCGACCATGGCGATCGCCACCGTCAGGTCATTGGCATTCTTGAGGTAGTCATCGGCGGAGAGACCGGTATGATTGAGGGCCAGCGAAGGACCCCAGCTACGTTCGCCGACGGGCGGATATTTGGTGGCCTTGACGAAGGCCTTCGCATCCTCGGCCGAGTTGATCATCGGCGCGATGATGCCCGACGCGCCGGCATCGAGCAGACGCGAGGCAGAGGCGAAATCGCCGACCGGAATACGGGCGAGAGCCGGCTTGCCGGCAATACGCACATGACTGACGGCGGCTGCTGCCGATGGCAGATCCCACATGCCATGCTGCATGTCGAGCACGACGGCATCAAAGGCTTCCTGGGCCAGATGATTGACCAGCAGCGGATCGGGAATGCCGACCCAAGCGGAAATCATCCCGCTTGCATGGTTCCTGATCCGGGCTGCAAAGCCGTCGATGTCAGTTGCACTCATGGCATTCTCCTCAGTTCGTCAGGCCACCAATGGCCATGTATTTGACCTCGAGGAACTCTTCGATGCCGTATTTCGAGCCTTCCCGGCCGATGCCGGACTGCTTCATGCCGCCGAAAGGAGCGACGGCCGTCGAGATGAGTCCCTCGTTGATACCGACAATGCCGAATTCGAGAGCCTCGGCAACCCGGAAGATGCGGCCGACGTCACGGGCATAAAAATAGGCGGCAAGACCGAAGGGGGTATCATTCGCCATTTCGATCGCCTCCTCCTCCGTCTTGAAGCGGAAAAGCGGGGCAACCGGGCCGAACGTCTCGTCGGAGAAGATTTCCGCTGCAGGGGAGACATCTGAGAGAATGGTGGGCAGGTAGAAATTGCCGCCGCGCTGATCGCGCTTGCCGCCGGAGACGATTTTCGCACCGTGTTTGACGGCATCCTCGACATGCGTCTCGACCTTCTTGACCGCCGCCTCGTCGATCAACGGGCCGAGGGTGACGCCCTCCTCCATGCCGTTGCCGAGCTTCAGCCTGGCAACGGCGGCTGCGAGCTTTTCGGCAAAGGCGTCATGCACCTTGTCCTGCACGAGAATGCGGTTGGCGCAGACGCAGGTTTGTCCCGTATTGCGGAACTTGGAGCCCATGGCACCTTTCACCGCCTCGTCGAGATCGGCGTCATCAAAGACGATGAAGGGCGCATTGCCGCCGAGTTCCATGCTGGTCTTCTTGATGGTCGGCGCACATTCAGCGAGCAGCTTGGCGCCGACTGCCGTGCTGCCGGTGAAGGTGAGCTTGCGCACCTTCGGGCTGCTGGTGATTGCGGGACCTGTTTCCGATGAAGGACCGGTAATGACGTTGCAGACGCCGGCCGGAAAACCCGCCTCTTGCGCCATCACCGCCAGCGCCAGCGCCGAATAGGGCGTCTGGCTCGCCGGACGGATGACGCCGGTGCAGCCTGCCGCCCAGCCGGGACCGGCCTTGCGGGTGATCATTGCCGAAGGGAAGTTCCACGGCGTGATCGCCGCGAAGACGCCAACCGGTTGTTTCTGCACGATCAGCCGACGCCCCGGAACTGGCGAAGGGATCGTGTCGCCATAGATGCGTCTTGCCTCTTCGGCGAACCATTCGATGAAGCTTGCGGAATAAACGACCTCGCCGCGGCTTTCGGAGAGCGGCTTGCCCTGCTCGATCGTCATGATCGCTGCAAGGTCTTCAAGATTCTCGTGCATCAGCTCGGCAAGCTTCCAGAGATGATTGGCGCGCTGCTCGGCGGTCAGCGCCGCCCATGCCTTCTGCGCCTTGTAGGCAGCGTCGATCGCACGGTTGGTTTCGACAGCGCTCATGGCCGGCACGGTGCCGATCACCTCGCCGGTCGCAGGATTGGTGACGTCGTAGGTACGGCCGCTATCGGCCTGCACCCACTGGCCGGCGATATAATTCGCTTCGCGAAAAAGCTCCGGACGGCGAAGCTTGTAGCCCGAAAGTCTGTTGCTCATAACTGGACACCTTCCATGAAACGCGGCTGCCGGGAGATCAGACGGCCGGAATATTCTCGTCATCGGGGGCGAAGTTCGATCCCCGCAACGCTTCGCAAACGGCGCGCGTCACATCCGCCGTGGTTGCCTTGCCGCCAAGATCTGGAGTGAGAATGCCGGCGGCGCAGACCTGTTCCACCGCCGAGATCAGTATCTTTGCGGCAGCCGCCTCGCCAAGATGTTCCAGCATCAACGATGCCGTCCAGAAGCTCGCGACCGGATTGGCGATGCCCTTGCCGGTAATATCGAAGGCCGAACCGTGGATCGGTTCGAACATCGAGGGGAACCGGCGCTCGGGATCGACATTGCCGGTCGGCGCGATGCCGAGAGAGCCCGCAAGTGCCGCCGCAAGATCGGATAAAATGTCGGCATGCAGGTTGGTCGCAACGACAGTGTCGATGCTCTTCGGTTTTGCGACCATGCGGAAAGTCATGGCATCGACCAGTTCCTTGTCCCAGGTCACGTCGGGGAAGTCCTTGGCGACCTCGGCGGCAATCTCGTCCCAGAGCACCAGGCCGTAACGCTGGGCGTTGGACTTGGTGACGACCGTCAAGAGCTTGCGCGGGCGCTTCTGCGCCTCGCGGAAGGCGAAACGCATGATGCGCTCGACGCCACGACGCGTGAAGATCGAAGTCTCGGTCGCCACTTCCTCTGGCAGGCCGATATGGGCGCGGCCGCCATGGCCGGAATATTCGCCCTCGGAATTTTCGCGCACGATCAGCCAGTCGAGATCGCCTTCTTCCACACCCCTCAGCGGGCTTTTCACGCCGGGGAAGATGCGGGTCGGCCGGATATTGGCATATTGGTCGAGACGCTGGCAGATCGGCAGGCGCAGGCCCCAGAGCGTGACGTGATCCGGCACGTCAGGCGCGCCGACGGCGCCGAAATAGATGGCGTCAGCCTGCTTCAGCAGAGACAGCGCATCGTCAGGCATGAAGGCACCGGTCTTGCGGTAGCGCTCGCTGCCCCAGTCATAGTGATCGACGTCGAGCACGAAAGTACCGCTGCGGGCGGCCAGCACATCCAGCACTTCAAGGCCGGCGGCGATGACTTCGGGGCCGATACCATCGCCCGGAACGGAGGCGATGCGATAGCGGCGGGGCGCGGTGTTGGTATTGGCGTTCATGGGACCCCCACTCATCGTCAGATAAGGCCGCCATTGATCACAAGCATCTGCTTGGTAATCAAGCGGCTGTCGTCAGAGGTAAGCAACATTGACCACGCCCTCGACCTCGATCTCCTCGGGAACGCATTGCAGCTTCGCCGAGTTCGACGATCCTGCTTTCATGGCTCTTGAGTTCTTGCACAGTCCACCAAGATACCCAACAATATTGTTGCGATATTCGCTGCCTGCCTTGAGGGGTAGCAGCATGGCATGATGATCGACTATGGAAAAGGGCGATCGCGAGAAGCTTGTCGAGATCGTCGGCCGCCATATCCAGCCGTCGAAGGAAGCCTGTCTGCGGCTGGCGCGCACGCAATGGGTCCGTCCCTTTCGCCAGGTTTCAGTCAGTGCAATCCGCCGACCCCGAGGAAACGCTCCACGGCATCGTGATCGGCTGACAATTCCGACGGCGTGCCGCTCCAGGCAATCCGGCCGCGCTCCAGGATAATGACGCGATCGGCGAAATCGAGGGCGCTCTGGATGCGCTGCTCCACAAGCAGGATGGTCATGTCGCCAGCCTTGGCAAGCTCGGTAAAGGCGGCCATCAATTCCTCGCAGATGACGGGCGCCAATCCTTCCAGCGGTTCGTCAAGCAGCAGCACGGATGGGCGGCCGAGAATGGTGCGGGCCGTCGAGAGCATTTGCTGCTCGCCGCCCGAGAGCTGGTTGCCGAGGTTCTTGCGTCGCTCCTTCAGCCGCGGAAACATCGCATAAGCTTCCTCCAGCGCCGTCTTCGGGCGCCCCTTGAGGCCGACGAACAGATTCTCCTCGACCGTCAGGGTCGGGAAGATACAGCGTGCCTGCGGCACATAGCCGAGACCGCGATGCGCGCGCGTTGCGCTCGGCGCATCGGTCAGATCGGTTTCGCCGAGCCGGATGCGCCCCTCATAACGTTTCGTCTGGCCCGCGAGCGTTGCGAGCAGCGTCGTCTTGCCCATCCCGTTTCGGCCGAGCACGGCGAGGCGACAGCCAGAGGGCACCGAGAAGGTGATGCCTTCGAGCACTTTTGTCGGACCGTAGCCGGAAGAGAGATTTTCAACCTCAAGCGACATGGCTGGCATTGGCATAGCTCCCCAGATAGGCCTCACGGACACGTGCATCCTTCGTCACCTCGGCCGGCGCGCCATCAAAGATGATAGCGCCGGCCGCAAGCACGATGACGCGTTTGGCGAAGCGGAAAACGAGGTCCATGTCATGTTCGATCATCAAGACGGCGAGATCGGCCGGAAGATCGGCCAGCGCCTGTTCGATACGACCTGTGTCGCTTTGCGGTACGCCGGCTGCAGGTTCGTCGAGCAACAGTACCTTGGGCTTGAGTGCAAGCGCCAGCGCGATTTCCAGAAGCCGTTGTTGGCCATAGGCGATTTCGGCGACCTTGCGATGCATCAGCGGTCCAAGGCCAAGCTTGTCGAGCAACTCGTCGACCTCGGCCATGACATCAGGCATGGCCAGAAAATTACCGATGAGGCGCCCGGTTCGCCCCTTCCGGCGCAAGACGGCAAGCGCGACATGCTCGGCAGGCGTCATGTCCTGGAACAAGCGAGTGACCTGGAATGAACGCACGAGCCCTCGTCTCACCCGACCAATCGCATCCACTTTCGTCACCATCTCGCCGGCAAGGCGCACTTCGCCGGAATCGGGCGCCAGATTGCCGGTAACAAGATTGACGAAGGTCGTCTTGCCGGCCCCGTTCGGGCCGATCAGCGCGATGCGGTCGCCAGGCGACATGGAGAGCGAGACATCGTTGGTGACCGCCAGACCGCCGAAGGCCTTCTTCAGATGGGCGACTTCGAAAACGGCGCTCATGGACGGGCCTCCTTGCGGCGGGCGACGAGGGCAGCCGCGGTGCCGTAAAGCCCCTTGGGTGCAAAGAGTACGACCGCAATCAGCAAGGCACCGATCATCGTCAGCCAGTGGAAAGGATTGGCGGCCGAGACATAATCCTCGAAAAGCATGAAGATAACAGTGCCCGACAGTGCACCAAACAGCGAGCCCGTGCCGCCGAGCACCAGCATCACCAGCGCTTCCGCCGATTGGGTAAAGGAGAGGCTGTCGAGACCGACGACCTGGGTGGAAATCGCGTTCAAGGCGCCGCCGACACCAGCAACCGCGCCGGACAGCACATACATTTTCGCAAGCGCCGCTTTCGGCGAGGCGCCCATGGCGCGGATGCGCAGCGGATCCTCCTTGATGCCGCGGCACAGCATGCCGAAAGGCGAGCGCACGAGCAGGCGCAGCAGCACGAAGACGATCAACAGCAGAGCGATGCCGAAGACATAGGCCGTGTGGCCGTAGAGGTCGAATTCGAACATGCCGAAAATCGGATCAGGCGAAATGCCCGACAGACCGTCGCTGCCGCCCGTCCAGGAGGACGCCTTGTTGGCGAATTCGTGGAAGAGGTTGATGAGCGCAATCGACAATACGAGTTGCGGCAGGCCATGGGCGCGAAGAATGACGGCACCGCAGATGAGGCCGGCGATCGCCCCGCCGAAAATGCCGGCAAGCGTCATCAGCAGCGGATCGTTGATGCCGTAATGGGCCGAGACAATACCGGCCGCATAGGCGCCGGAGCCGAAGAGCGCGGCATGGCCGAGGGTGGCGATGCCGGCATAGCCGGGAACGAGATCGAGCGACAAGACTAGAAGCGCAATGGCGATGATGCGGGTCAAGAGCGCCAGATTGTCTGGAAAGGCGAAATAGCCGACGATAGCGGCGGCGATGATGACGGCAATGCCCGAGAGATCGCGGCTGAGGGCACTGCGGCGGCGCTGCACCAAAATTTCTTTATCATGCATGGCGAGCGTCATTTCGCCCTCCCGGCAAGGCCGCGCGGGAAGATGCAGATGATGGCGATAACCGCGAGATAGAAGAAGAATTCGCCGAATTCCGGCATGAGATAACGTCCTGTCGTATCGATCGCGCCAAGCAGCAGGCAGGCGATCAGCGCGCCCGGAATGGAACCCGCACCGCCGACCGAAACGACGACGAGGAAGGTCACCATGTAGCGCAGCGCATAATAGGGCTCGACCGGCAGCAATTCGGCACCGACGACCCCGCCAAATGCGGCAAGGCCGACTGCAACGCCGAAACTCACGGCATAGATGATCTCGGTGCGCACGCCGAGAGCTGCAGCCATCGGTGCATTATCGACCGAGGCACGCAGCTTCACACCGAAACTCGTCCTGTCGATCACGAACCAGAGGCCGAGGGCGACGGCCAGACCGCAGACGATGGCAAAGAGCCGATGCACGGGAATAGTGCGAAAGCCAAGATCGGCCGCCCCCTGCAGCGCCTCGGCAAGCGGAATGGTCTTCAGCGTCGGTCCCATGAGGTAGTTGGCGATGCCGATGACACAGAAAGTAATACCGATCGTCATCAAGACTTGCGTCAGTTCCGGCGCGCCATAGATGCGCCGATAGAAGAAGCGCTCGATTGGAATGGCGATGATGATCGTTGCTGCAACGGCGGCAGCGATTGCGACTGTATAACCAAGCCCCAGATCGCGGGCGACATAAGACGCCACATAACCGCCAATCATCGCGAAGGCACCATGCGCCAGGTTGACGACACGCATCAAACCCATCGTCACCGAAAGGCCGATCGATATGACGAAGAGCACCATGCCATAGGCAAGCGCATCCACGGCTATGCTGAAGACTGTCTGCATGGAACTACCCTGCTTTGATGCGGCAGACCCCCGAGGGAAGCCGGCGGAAGATCCCCGCCGGGTCCGTCGCATGTCTCTTTCGAAGTCAGTGGCCTGTTACTTGGCGGCCGCAAGGCCCGGATCGCCCTGCTTTTCGAAGGTCTGAACTTCCTTGTTGATGTAGGTCCCATCACCGGCCTTGGCGACTTCGCGCAGATAGATGTTCTGCGTGATGTGGCGGCTTTCCGGATCGATGGAAACCGGGCCGCGGGGGCTGACCCACGAGAGACCCTTGACCGCATCGACCGCCTTCTGTGCATCCTGCTTGCCACCCGTCGCATCGATCATCTTGTAGATGACATACATGCCGTCATAGGCGCTGACGGCCGGGAAGGAGAGCTCGGCCTTGTTGCCGATCGCCTTGGTTGCCGCATCGACGAAAGCCTTGTTTTCCGGCGAGTCATGCGACACCGCATAGTGAAACGTCGTCTGGATGCCGAGTGCTGCATCGCCGAGCGCCGGCAGGTCGGATTCCTGGGTCAGGTCGCCAGGCGCGAAGAACTTGATGCCGGCAGCCTTCAGGCCGTTTTCGTTGTAAGCCTTGACGAAGCCGAGCGTCGTCGGACCGGACGGTAGGAAGGCGAAGACGCCCTGCGCGCCAGAATCCTTTATGCGCTGCATGATCGGGCTGAAATCGTTGGTCGCAAGCGGCATGCGGATCGCCTCGACCACCTGACCGCCGGCCTTTTCAAAACCGGCCTTGAAGGCATTTTCGGCATCGACGCCCGGGCCGTAGTCGCTGACGACAGAGATCACCTTCTTGACGCCGGAATCGAAGGCGACCTTGGCGATCGGCGTCGAGGTCTGCCAGGTGGTGAAGGAGGTACGCACGACGAGCGGGCTCTTGGTGACGATCGCCGAGGTCGCAGCGTTCATGATCACCATCGGCACATTACCCTGCTTGAGGATCGGCGTCACGGCCATCGCATCCGGCGTGAAATAGAAGCCGGCGAGATACTGCACCTTTTCCTTGACGATCAACTCCTGCGCGAGCGCCTTGGACTGGGCCGGATCGGCCTGCGGCACGTCGCGATAGACGACCTCGACCGTATCATTGCCGACCTTGTTGCCGTTCAGTGCCATATAGGCGTCGATGCCGGCTTTGAAGTTCTTGCCCTGCAGGGCAAACGGACCGGAGAAGGGCCCGATCACGCCGACCTTGATCGTATCGGCATAGGCAGTTCCGCCGAAGAGCAGCGCCGCGACCGCGGCCATAACGAGCTTTTTCATGATGTGAGATCCTCCCTCTATCAAGGTGCCGCCCTCCATGGCACTGCACCGGTCTTAAATCATTCCGTCAGAACGGCAATCCGACGTAGTTCTCCGCAAGCGCAGTCGAGGCGGCGCGGGAATGGGTGAGATAGTCGAGTTCCGCTTCCTGGATCTTCTGGTCGAAATCATCCGTATCCGGGAAACGATGCATCATCGTCGTCATCCACCAAGAGAAACGCACGGCCTTCCACACACGGGCGAGCGCCTTCTGCGAATAGGCGTCTACCCCGGCACTGGAGCGATCACCGTAGAACTCGCTCAAGCCTCCGAACAGATAATGCACGTCGCTGGCGGCAAGGTTCAGCCCCTTGGCACCGGTCGGCGGCACGATATGGGCGGCATCGCCGACCAGGAACATGCGCCCGAAACGCATGGGCTCGGCCACGAAGGAGCGCAGCGGCGCAATCGACTTTTCGAAGGAAGGCGCAGTCTTCAGCGCCTCGGCGTGATGGGCTGGCAAGCGGCGGCGCAGTTCGTCCCAGAAACGGTCGTCACTCCAGTCCGCGGCCTTTTCCTCCAGCGAACACTGGATGTAATAACGGCTGCGGGTCGCCGAACGCATTGAACAGAGCGCAAAGCCGCGCGGATGGTTGGCGTAGATGAGCTCATGATTGACAGGGGCGACATCGGCAAGCAGGCCAAGCCAGCCGAAGGGATAGACCTTCTCGAAGGTTCTGATTGCCTTTTCCGGAACCGCCTTGCGGCTTGCGCCGTGGAAGCCGTCACAGCCGGCGATGAAATCGCAGTCGATGCGGTGGGTGACGTCGCCCTTCTCGTAAGTAACGTAGGGTGTGCTGCCATCGAAGTCGTGCGGCGTCACATTGGCAGCGTCGTAGATCGTCACGGCGCCGCTTGCCTCCCGCTCGATCATCAGGTCACGCGTCACTTCGGTCTGGCCGTAGACGGTCACGCGTTTACCGCCGGTCAAGCCATGGAGATCGATGCGGTGATCGCGCCCGTCGAAAGCCAGCGAAAAACCATCATGCGGCAAGCCTTCGGCGTGCAGGCGCTTAGCGGACTTCGCCTCTTCCAGCAGGCGGACCGTGCCTTCTTCCAGAACGCCGGCGCGAACGCGCCCGAGGATATAATCCTTGCCTACGCGATCGAGGATGACATTGTCGATCCCAGCGCCGGTCAACAACTGACCGAGCAGCAGGCCTGATGGCCCCGAGCCGATGATGGCGATTTGGGTGCGCAATTGCTTCCTCCCCGCAATTTGTCTTTTGCCAGATTCTGACCTGCTACCTCTCATGCGGCAATGGACTTTCCCACCGAAAAATTGCACAAAACGAACATGGGAACGGGAGGAAACCCATGACGAGACATGTGCCGACCTATGAACTCTACGGCGAGGCATCGGGCAAGGAACCCGATTTCTGGCTGCATTGCGAAACAATTCCCTCGCGCAGCAGCCTTCACCATTGGGAGATCAAGCTGCACCGGCACGCGAGTTTCTTTCAGATATTATACATCGACGCCGGCGCGGGCGATGCCATTTTCGGGGAGCGCAGCCAGAGCATCCAGCCGCCGGCAGTCGTCACGGTTCCTCCCGGGTTGGAGCACGGTTTCCGCTTTTCGAAGGATATCGATGGCTTGGTCATCACGATGCTGAGCGCCAATCTCAGCCACCCTCCCGGAGACCGCAGCCGGCTCGGCGAATGGCTTGCTGTGCCGCATCTCATAGCGCTCGATCCTGATGATCCCGACGCCGCCTATCTCATGCAGAGCCTGAGGCGGCTCGGCGATGAATATCGCAACAACCGCAGCGGCCGCAGCGAGCTTCTCGCCTCCTATGCCGCATTGGCGCTGCGGCTGACGGCGAGAATTTCCTATCAGGAGGATATCAGCCAGTTCCCCACCGATGAAAACGAACGGCGGATGGAGCACCTGACTGGCCTCATCCAGCAGCATTTCCGTTCGCACAGACCTGCCTCATTCTATGCCAGGGAAATCGGCATTTCGCCGACCCATCTCAATCGTATAGTCCGATCGATGACCGGAAAGACGGCTCACGACCTGATCGCCGGCAAACTCGTCGACGAAGCCAAGCGCGAGCTCGTTTTCACGCTCGCGAACGTTCAGGAGGTCAGCTATCGGCTTGGCTTTGCCGACCCGGCCTATTTCTCCCGCTTCTTCCTCAAGCACGCCGGCGAGACCCCCAAGGATTGGCGCAAGCGAGCGAAGAACAGGCTTGAACGAGCCTAGGCTGTGCGGCGCGCCGGGACGTCCTCAAGGAAGTCCTCGATGAAGCGCTTTTGCAGCAGGATGCCATCCCACTCATCCGCAAAGAACGGCGAGTCGTAGATCAGCGTGTAGGGTCCGGCGTAACCAGCCTTTTCGCACATTTCCAGGCAATGACGGTAATCTGCGGCATCAAGTCCGGAGGCATTGTAATCGGCCTTGGCATGGCAGATTTCGGCCCGGCGCATGATATTCGCCAGCCCT
The window above is part of the Rhizobium sp. WYJ-E13 genome. Proteins encoded here:
- a CDS encoding SDR family oxidoreductase, encoding MNFEGKKVIVTGAGKGIGRVVAEILVKRGAEVAALTRSADDVVSLREDLGCRAIQVDLADAKATREAAQAALPADLLINCAGTTELQSFLDTTIEAFDHLIAVNTRAPMIVAQEFARSLIEAGRKGAIVNVSSVAAFIGIPDHAAYCASKGGLDGLTRVMAKELAPKGIRVNGVHPTVTLTPMAIKAWSDPVKAAGMLNRIPVGRFAESEDVAEVILFLLSDEAAMVNGISMPVDGGYMIA
- a CDS encoding HpcH/HpaI aldolase/citrate lyase family protein, with amino-acid sequence MSATDIDGFAARIRNHASGMISAWVGIPDPLLVNHLAQEAFDAVVLDMQHGMWDLPSAAAAVSHVRIAGKPALARIPVGDFASASRLLDAGASGIIAPMINSAEDAKAFVKATKYPPVGERSWGPSLALNHTGLSADDYLKNANDLTVAIAMVETRASLEAIDDILGVPGIDGIFIGPSDLSIALSNGDQVAPNAAEIDSAMRHAVARCRAHSKFACAFAGDGERAGELLKFGFVFVIAGAETAQLRSGARKQINAARKIASGG
- a CDS encoding NAD-dependent succinate-semialdehyde dehydrogenase, translating into MSNRLSGYKLRRPELFREANYIAGQWVQADSGRTYDVTNPATGEVIGTVPAMSAVETNRAIDAAYKAQKAWAALTAEQRANHLWKLAELMHENLEDLAAIMTIEQGKPLSESRGEVVYSASFIEWFAEEARRIYGDTIPSPVPGRRLIVQKQPVGVFAAITPWNFPSAMITRKAGPGWAAGCTGVIRPASQTPYSALALAVMAQEAGFPAGVCNVITGPSSETGPAITSSPKVRKLTFTGSTAVGAKLLAECAPTIKKTSMELGGNAPFIVFDDADLDEAVKGAMGSKFRNTGQTCVCANRILVQDKVHDAFAEKLAAAVARLKLGNGMEEGVTLGPLIDEAAVKKVETHVEDAVKHGAKIVSGGKRDQRGGNFYLPTILSDVSPAAEIFSDETFGPVAPLFRFKTEEEAIEMANDTPFGLAAYFYARDVGRIFRVAEALEFGIVGINEGLISTAVAPFGGMKQSGIGREGSKYGIEEFLEVKYMAIGGLTN
- a CDS encoding tartrate dehydrogenase — its product is MNANTNTAPRRYRIASVPGDGIGPEVIAAGLEVLDVLAARSGTFVLDVDHYDWGSERYRKTGAFMPDDALSLLKQADAIYFGAVGAPDVPDHVTLWGLRLPICQRLDQYANIRPTRIFPGVKSPLRGVEEGDLDWLIVRENSEGEYSGHGGRAHIGLPEEVATETSIFTRRGVERIMRFAFREAQKRPRKLLTVVTKSNAQRYGLVLWDEIAAEVAKDFPDVTWDKELVDAMTFRMVAKPKSIDTVVATNLHADILSDLAAALAGSLGIAPTGNVDPERRFPSMFEPIHGSAFDITGKGIANPVASFWTASLMLEHLGEAAAAKILISAVEQVCAAGILTPDLGGKATTADVTRAVCEALRGSNFAPDDENIPAV
- a CDS encoding ABC transporter ATP-binding protein, with product MPAMSLEVENLSSGYGPTKVLEGITFSVPSGCRLAVLGRNGMGKTTLLATLAGQTKRYEGRIRLGETDLTDAPSATRAHRGLGYVPQARCIFPTLTVEENLFVGLKGRPKTALEEAYAMFPRLKERRKNLGNQLSGGEQQMLSTARTILGRPSVLLLDEPLEGLAPVICEELMAAFTELAKAGDMTILLVEQRIQSALDFADRVIILERGRIAWSGTPSELSADHDAVERFLGVGGLH
- a CDS encoding ABC transporter ATP-binding protein; translated protein: MSAVFEVAHLKKAFGGLAVTNDVSLSMSPGDRIALIGPNGAGKTTFVNLVTGNLAPDSGEVRLAGEMVTKVDAIGRVRRGLVRSFQVTRLFQDMTPAEHVALAVLRRKGRTGRLIGNFLAMPDVMAEVDELLDKLGLGPLMHRKVAEIAYGQQRLLEIALALALKPKVLLLDEPAAGVPQSDTGRIEQALADLPADLAVLMIEHDMDLVFRFAKRVIVLAAGAIIFDGAPAEVTKDARVREAYLGSYANASHVA
- a CDS encoding branched-chain amino acid ABC transporter permease; its protein translation is MTLAMHDKEILVQRRRSALSRDLSGIAVIIAAAIVGYFAFPDNLALLTRIIAIALLVLSLDLVPGYAGIATLGHAALFGSGAYAAGIVSAHYGINDPLLMTLAGIFGGAIAGLICGAVILRAHGLPQLVLSIALINLFHEFANKASSWTGGSDGLSGISPDPIFGMFEFDLYGHTAYVFGIALLLIVFVLLRLLVRSPFGMLCRGIKEDPLRIRAMGASPKAALAKMYVLSGAVAGVGGALNAISTQVVGLDSLSFTQSAEALVMLVLGGTGSLFGALSGTVIFMLFEDYVSAANPFHWLTMIGALLIAVVLFAPKGLYGTAAALVARRKEARP
- a CDS encoding branched-chain amino acid ABC transporter permease, with protein sequence MQTVFSIAVDALAYGMVLFVISIGLSVTMGLMRVVNLAHGAFAMIGGYVASYVARDLGLGYTVAIAAAVAATIIIAIPIERFFYRRIYGAPELTQVLMTIGITFCVIGIANYLMGPTLKTIPLAEALQGAADLGFRTIPVHRLFAIVCGLAVALGLWFVIDRTSFGVKLRASVDNAPMAAALGVRTEIIYAVSFGVAVGLAAFGGVVGAELLPVEPYYALRYMVTFLVVVSVGGAGSIPGALIACLLLGAIDTTGRYLMPEFGEFFFYLAVIAIICIFPRGLAGRAK
- a CDS encoding ABC transporter substrate-binding protein encodes the protein MKKLVMAAVAALLFGGTAYADTIKVGVIGPFSGPFALQGKNFKAGIDAYMALNGNKVGNDTVEVVYRDVPQADPAQSKALAQELIVKEKVQYLAGFYFTPDAMAVTPILKQGNVPMVIMNAATSAIVTKSPLVVRTSFTTWQTSTPIAKVAFDSGVKKVISVVSDYGPGVDAENAFKAGFEKAGGQVVEAIRMPLATNDFSPIMQRIKDSGAQGVFAFLPSGPTTLGFVKAYNENGLKAAGIKFFAPGDLTQESDLPALGDAALGIQTTFHYAVSHDSPENKAFVDAATKAIGNKAELSFPAVSAYDGMYVIYKMIDATGGKQDAQKAVDAVKGLSWVSPRGPVSIDPESRHITQNIYLREVAKAGDGTYINKEVQTFEKQGDPGLAAAK
- the pobA gene encoding 4-hydroxybenzoate 3-monooxygenase, which encodes MRTQIAIIGSGPSGLLLGQLLTGAGIDNVILDRVGKDYILGRVRAGVLEEGTVRLLEEAKSAKRLHAEGLPHDGFSLAFDGRDHRIDLHGLTGGKRVTVYGQTEVTRDLMIEREASGAVTIYDAANVTPHDFDGSTPYVTYEKGDVTHRIDCDFIAGCDGFHGASRKAVPEKAIRTFEKVYPFGWLGLLADVAPVNHELIYANHPRGFALCSMRSATRSRYYIQCSLEEKAADWSDDRFWDELRRRLPAHHAEALKTAPSFEKSIAPLRSFVAEPMRFGRMFLVGDAAHIVPPTGAKGLNLAASDVHYLFGGLSEFYGDRSSAGVDAYSQKALARVWKAVRFSWWMTTMMHRFPDTDDFDQKIQEAELDYLTHSRAASTALAENYVGLPF
- a CDS encoding helix-turn-helix domain-containing protein codes for the protein MTRHVPTYELYGEASGKEPDFWLHCETIPSRSSLHHWEIKLHRHASFFQILYIDAGAGDAIFGERSQSIQPPAVVTVPPGLEHGFRFSKDIDGLVITMLSANLSHPPGDRSRLGEWLAVPHLIALDPDDPDAAYLMQSLRRLGDEYRNNRSGRSELLASYAALALRLTARISYQEDISQFPTDENERRMEHLTGLIQQHFRSHRPASFYAREIGISPTHLNRIVRSMTGKTAHDLIAGKLVDEAKRELVFTLANVQEVSYRLGFADPAYFSRFFLKHAGETPKDWRKRAKNRLERA